A genomic window from Exiguobacterium acetylicum DSM 20416 includes:
- a CDS encoding VOC family protein, whose protein sequence is MQYAATPCLVFSGQAKQAIAYYENIFAMTRRRLVMDETGDTVYHAQLSNGAFELMLWDESDAPEISPSLHLLLTFTSLEELEQVYLRLTTDGQIVTPLAVADFGGWYAQVRDPFGILFALSFSEEGRESEALLERE, encoded by the coding sequence ATGCAGTATGCCGCTACTCCTTGTCTCGTTTTTTCGGGACAAGCCAAGCAGGCGATTGCTTACTACGAAAACATATTTGCGATGACACGTCGCCGTCTCGTAATGGACGAAACAGGAGACACTGTCTATCACGCACAGTTATCAAACGGAGCGTTCGAATTGATGCTCTGGGACGAGAGTGATGCACCGGAGATCTCTCCTTCACTCCATCTGTTGTTGACTTTTACGTCGCTTGAAGAGCTCGAGCAAGTGTATCTGCGATTAACGACAGACGGTCAAATCGTCACACCTCTTGCTGTAGCAGACTTTGGAGGTTGGTATGCGCAAGTCCGCGATCCGTTCGGGATTCTTTTTGCTCTATCTTTCAGCGAAGAGGGACGAGAATCAGAGGCGTTGCTCGAGCGCGAGTAG
- a CDS encoding methylated-DNA--[protein]-cysteine S-methyltransferase, protein MELYFTRLHWNTHTFPVAATADGLCYVGAWDEPEDLFDDWSRKHFPRADRIASDTALAPYTEQLLAYLNQQSTTLSFPLAPVGTPFQLEVWNALRAVPYGQTATYSDIAERLFRPNATRAIGTAIGKNRLLLAIPCHRIIGKKGDLLGYHGGLNMKRTLLALEQRL, encoded by the coding sequence ATGGAACTGTACTTCACTCGTTTGCACTGGAATACGCATACGTTTCCGGTCGCCGCTACAGCAGATGGTCTCTGTTATGTCGGCGCTTGGGATGAACCGGAGGATCTATTCGACGACTGGTCGCGAAAACACTTCCCCCGAGCCGATCGGATTGCTTCTGACACCGCGCTTGCTCCGTATACGGAGCAGCTACTCGCTTATCTGAATCAGCAGTCGACGACACTGTCCTTTCCGCTTGCGCCTGTCGGTACCCCGTTCCAGCTTGAAGTCTGGAATGCTTTACGCGCGGTACCGTACGGTCAAACCGCCACCTACTCTGATATCGCGGAACGTCTCTTTCGACCGAACGCGACTCGCGCGATTGGCACGGCAATCGGAAAAAATCGATTACTGCTCGCGATTCCGTGTCACCGGATCATTGGCAAAAAAGGCGATCTTCTCGGCTATCATGGCGGTCTGAATATGAAGCGGACGCTACTCGCGCTCGAGCAACGCCTCTGA
- a CDS encoding UDP-glucose--hexose-1-phosphate uridylyltransferase, with the protein MNELIQQLVAQAIQERLIEPEDAIYARNRILARVGKADFEEQADVPSRPIPDVLDDMIEVLIASGQLPARLEDKEQFAADVMDIFVARPSDVTAVFRRLYAESPIAATDYFYQLSQASNYIQTKRIAKNKRYQAETAYGTIDVTINLSKPEKDPREIAAARTEAPTTSNYPTCLLCVENVGYAGRANHPARANHRIVPLTLMEEPWALQYSPYVYYNEHSIILSQEHRDMVINRDAFARLLAFVEQFPHYFAGSNADLPIVGGSILTHDHYQGGRYTFAMDRANALTSFTFPDQPTVTGETLHWPLSVLRLKSTDASALLDAATTVYETWLTYTDESQEIQSHTGETRHNTVTPIARQRDGQFELDLVLRNNRTSAEHPDGIFHTHADIHHIKRENIGLIEVMGLAVLPARLLQELQQVERFITGEIDEVAVAHADWAEELKQAYDGQDVTMYVEQAVAAKFVRGLEDCGVFKQTEDGQAAFGRFIQLVTRQPVEEQR; encoded by the coding sequence ATGAATGAACTCATCCAACAGTTAGTAGCGCAAGCAATCCAGGAACGCTTGATTGAACCGGAAGATGCGATCTACGCCCGGAACCGGATTCTAGCGCGGGTCGGTAAAGCCGATTTTGAAGAACAGGCAGACGTACCATCTCGCCCAATTCCAGATGTTTTGGATGACATGATCGAAGTGTTGATCGCAAGCGGACAGTTGCCGGCGCGTCTTGAAGACAAAGAGCAGTTCGCAGCAGATGTGATGGATATCTTCGTCGCCCGTCCATCTGACGTGACGGCGGTATTCCGTCGTCTGTACGCTGAATCACCTATTGCTGCGACGGATTATTTTTACCAACTGAGCCAAGCAAGTAACTACATTCAAACGAAACGGATTGCTAAAAATAAACGTTATCAAGCGGAGACAGCTTACGGAACGATCGATGTCACGATCAACTTATCGAAGCCGGAAAAAGATCCGCGTGAAATCGCGGCAGCCCGGACGGAGGCACCGACGACGTCGAACTATCCGACCTGCCTGTTATGCGTTGAAAACGTCGGCTACGCGGGTCGTGCGAATCATCCAGCCCGTGCGAATCACCGAATCGTTCCGCTGACACTGATGGAAGAACCATGGGCACTACAATACTCACCGTATGTCTACTACAACGAACATAGCATCATTTTGTCGCAGGAACATCGTGACATGGTCATCAATCGGGATGCGTTTGCACGTCTGCTCGCCTTCGTCGAGCAATTCCCACATTACTTTGCTGGTTCGAACGCCGACCTGCCGATCGTCGGTGGATCGATCTTGACGCATGATCATTATCAGGGCGGTCGCTATACGTTTGCGATGGACCGGGCAAACGCTTTAACATCCTTTACGTTCCCGGATCAGCCGACAGTCACTGGTGAAACCTTACACTGGCCACTGAGTGTGTTGCGTCTGAAAAGTACAGATGCGTCGGCACTACTCGATGCTGCGACGACCGTCTATGAGACGTGGTTGACGTATACGGATGAGAGTCAAGAGATCCAGTCACACACAGGTGAGACGCGACACAATACGGTGACGCCGATTGCTCGTCAGCGTGATGGACAATTCGAGCTCGATCTCGTCTTACGGAACAACCGGACGTCAGCAGAACATCCGGACGGTATTTTCCATACGCATGCTGATATTCACCATATCAAACGGGAAAATATCGGTTTGATCGAGGTGATGGGACTGGCGGTCTTACCGGCACGTTTGCTCCAAGAGTTGCAACAGGTTGAACGATTCATCACAGGTGAAATCGACGAAGTGGCAGTTGCTCATGCTGACTGGGCAGAGGAACTAAAACAAGCGTATGACGGTCAAGATGTCACGATGTACGTCGAACAAGCAGTCGCCGCGAAATTCGTACGTGGTCTCGAGGACTGTGGCGTCTTTAAGCAGACGGAAGACGGTCAGGCAGCGTTCGGACGATTCATTCAACTCGTGACGCGCCAACCGGTGGAGGAACAACGATGA
- a CDS encoding dihydrolipoyl dehydrogenase family protein, with translation MVVGELTQERDLLIIGGGPAGYTAAIRAAQGGRNVTLIEQDELGGLCLNRGCIPSKVYAHTAEEMLRMPHLEDLGFTAPAVHDFSKMNAYRNRVVQQLRQGVVALCQANQIEHISGAASFLSEDRIGVESGHQFDTYRFRDVIIATGSHSIQHEESCRLNAEQLYQLEQRPESLLIIGSDTLALEAAACFHALGTEVTLFADHLSLEPSLEKELKRTFKKQKIRLVSDVVTRIEASSDATVTVMKNGEEVAYQGAYLFQSLSRIPNSLTLGLERIGVTLAEDGTIPVDAYGRTNQAHIYAIGDVTPGPQLAIRAIHEAKRTAAHLSGQDVDLTTPYYPTVLRTFPPIASVGMTEQEASEAGHTLQTGQFPLNANGATTIEGGSGFVKVIADEQTSLILGIHMIGDDAHRLVGQFTQALELAAKREDLLFPVMAHPSRGEVLTESIESLFGQSIHLPPRQQVGSRA, from the coding sequence ATGGTTGTTGGCGAACTTACACAAGAACGGGATCTCCTGATCATCGGTGGAGGTCCCGCAGGTTACACGGCAGCGATCCGCGCAGCACAAGGCGGTCGAAACGTCACCTTGATCGAACAAGATGAACTCGGTGGACTGTGTTTAAACCGAGGCTGTATCCCGTCCAAGGTCTACGCGCATACGGCAGAAGAGATGTTACGCATGCCGCATCTCGAAGACCTTGGATTCACGGCCCCTGCTGTCCATGATTTCAGTAAAATGAATGCTTACCGGAATCGAGTCGTGCAGCAATTACGTCAGGGAGTGGTCGCCCTCTGTCAGGCGAACCAGATTGAGCATATCTCTGGTGCAGCCTCCTTCCTGTCAGAAGACCGGATCGGCGTCGAGTCGGGACATCAGTTCGATACGTACCGGTTCCGGGACGTCATCATTGCGACCGGCAGTCACAGTATCCAGCACGAGGAATCGTGCCGTTTGAATGCCGAGCAGCTTTATCAACTCGAGCAGCGACCAGAGAGCTTATTGATCATTGGATCCGACACGTTAGCACTCGAAGCTGCTGCTTGTTTCCATGCTCTTGGGACAGAGGTGACGTTGTTCGCGGATCACTTATCACTCGAACCAAGCCTTGAAAAGGAACTGAAGCGGACATTCAAAAAACAAAAAATCCGTCTCGTATCGGATGTCGTGACACGTATCGAGGCTTCATCAGACGCGACCGTTACCGTCATGAAAAACGGAGAAGAAGTCGCCTATCAGGGTGCCTATCTGTTCCAGTCCCTTTCCCGGATCCCGAACAGTTTGACACTCGGTCTCGAACGGATCGGTGTGACGCTTGCAGAAGACGGAACGATTCCAGTTGACGCATATGGACGAACGAATCAAGCGCATATTTACGCGATTGGTGACGTGACACCGGGTCCCCAGCTCGCCATTCGTGCGATTCACGAAGCGAAACGGACGGCAGCTCACTTGTCTGGTCAAGACGTCGATCTGACGACACCTTACTACCCAACGGTTCTACGGACTTTCCCACCGATTGCTTCGGTTGGGATGACAGAACAAGAAGCGAGTGAAGCCGGACACACGCTCCAAACCGGACAGTTCCCACTGAATGCAAACGGAGCGACGACGATTGAAGGTGGCAGTGGGTTCGTTAAGGTCATCGCTGACGAGCAAACATCACTAATCCTTGGTATTCATATGATCGGGGACGATGCCCATCGTCTCGTCGGACAATTTACACAAGCACTGGAACTGGCAGCGAAACGGGAGGATCTTCTCTTCCCTGTCATGGCTCATCCGAGTCGAGGCGAAGTCCTGACGGAATCGATAGAATCCTTATTCGGTCAATCGATCCACCTGCCACCCCGTCAACAGGTCGGTTCGCGCGCGTAA
- a CDS encoding aldose epimerase family protein, with product MTRLLEKELIRHTLRQEGIEVTLWNYGGIIQDIRTIDRDGHLESVVLGLETVEDYQQHSPYFGAIVGRVAGRIGQARFEVAGDVYPLVANDGANHLHGGIHGFDQAWFDVIEATDRLFHLRLNSPDGEEGYPGTVTLDVYYRLDDTTLTLEMTAVTDQTTPLNLTNHTYFNLSGNAKRDVLDHVLTLPSDYYLPVQPDGLPTGEQRDVSGTPFDFRNGQSIRDGITLEHPETIAVGNGYDHPFVLRADTLRLEDPVSGRFVNVTTNQPAVVLYTGTQLLTDYTIHGVSARPSLGLCLETQVHPNAVHESDFPSILLSPGEAYHWKTAYRFGVIS from the coding sequence ATGACACGACTACTTGAGAAAGAGTTGATCCGCCATACGTTACGTCAGGAAGGCATCGAAGTGACACTCTGGAACTACGGCGGCATCATCCAAGATATCCGGACGATCGATCGGGATGGTCATTTAGAGAGTGTTGTCCTTGGCCTCGAGACGGTGGAAGATTATCAACAGCACTCGCCTTACTTCGGGGCAATCGTCGGACGCGTCGCTGGTCGAATCGGACAGGCGCGCTTCGAAGTAGCGGGAGACGTCTATCCGCTCGTCGCAAACGACGGTGCGAATCATCTACATGGTGGGATTCACGGATTCGATCAAGCGTGGTTCGATGTCATTGAAGCGACGGATAGATTGTTCCACTTGCGCTTGAACAGTCCAGACGGAGAAGAAGGTTATCCGGGAACGGTCACGCTCGACGTGTATTATCGCCTAGACGATACAACACTGACGCTTGAGATGACGGCTGTAACGGATCAAACGACACCCCTCAATCTGACGAATCATACGTACTTCAACTTATCGGGAAATGCGAAGCGGGATGTGTTGGATCACGTCTTGACGTTACCAAGTGACTACTACTTACCGGTCCAGCCAGATGGCTTGCCGACGGGCGAACAACGGGATGTCTCCGGAACCCCGTTTGATTTCCGTAACGGTCAGTCGATTCGTGACGGGATTACGCTGGAACATCCCGAGACGATTGCTGTCGGAAACGGCTACGATCATCCATTCGTCTTGCGGGCTGACACACTCCGACTTGAAGATCCGGTATCCGGTCGCTTCGTCAACGTGACAACAAATCAGCCAGCAGTCGTGCTCTATACCGGAACGCAACTGCTGACCGATTATACGATTCATGGGGTTTCGGCTCGGCCATCGCTTGGCTTATGCCTTGAAACGCAAGTTCATCCGAATGCAGTCCATGAATCTGATTTTCCATCAATCCTGTTGTCACCCGGTGAGGCGTATCACTGGAAAACAGCTTATCGCTTTGGTGTAATATCTTGA